In one window of Pseudomonas chlororaphis subsp. chlororaphis DNA:
- a CDS encoding GNAT family N-acetyltransferase, producing MEPILQLESARLLLRQWRDEDLPAFAAMCADPQVMRYFPAPLSRLESAALIGRIRGHFAEHGFGTWALERKDTGAFIGFTGLGVVGFEAPFTPAVEIGWRLAREHWGLGYASEAAWTALRCGFDRLALKEIVAFTTTSNLPSQKVMQAIGMQHAAHDDFDHPKLGSEHPLRHHVLYRINREQWLETLHG from the coding sequence ATGGAGCCGATACTGCAACTCGAAAGTGCTCGACTGCTGTTGCGCCAGTGGCGCGACGAGGATTTGCCGGCGTTCGCGGCGATGTGTGCCGACCCGCAGGTGATGCGTTATTTTCCGGCCCCCCTGAGCCGCCTGGAAAGTGCTGCGCTGATCGGGCGGATCCGTGGGCATTTCGCCGAGCACGGTTTTGGCACGTGGGCGCTGGAGCGCAAGGATACCGGGGCCTTTATCGGTTTTACCGGGCTGGGCGTGGTGGGCTTCGAGGCGCCGTTCACCCCGGCGGTGGAAATCGGCTGGCGCCTGGCGCGCGAGCACTGGGGCCTGGGTTATGCCAGCGAAGCGGCCTGGACCGCGTTGCGCTGTGGCTTCGATCGCCTGGCCCTGAAGGAGATCGTTGCCTTCACCACCACCAGCAACCTGCCGTCGCAGAAAGTCATGCAGGCCATCGGCATGCAACACGCTGCGCACGACGATTTCGATCACCCAAAGCTCGGCAGCGAGCATCCGCTGCGTCATCATGTGCTGTATCGCATCAACCGCGAACAATGGTTGGAAACCTTGCATGGATAG
- a CDS encoding histone deacetylase family protein has product MPLPLIYHDDYSPEFPAEHRFPMDKFRLLRDHLVDSGLTRDADLLRPELCPREILALAHDPGYIERYMAGELSREDQRRLGLPWNEALARRTVRAVGGSLLAAEQALEHGLACHLAGGTHHAHYDHPAGFCIFNDLAVISHYLLEAGRVGRVLIFDCDVHQGDGTARILEHTPDAVTVSLHCEKNFPARKATSDWDIPLPMGMGDADYLKVVDDALNYLLPLYQPDLVLYDAGVDVHQDDALGYLKLTDQGVAARDEQVMRHCLGRDIPVLGVIGGGYSKDRQALARRHGILHHSAQRVWTSLGCH; this is encoded by the coding sequence ATGCCACTGCCGCTGATCTACCACGACGACTACAGCCCTGAGTTCCCGGCGGAGCACCGCTTCCCCATGGACAAGTTTCGCCTGCTGCGCGACCACCTGGTGGACAGCGGCCTGACCCGCGATGCCGACCTGTTGCGCCCGGAACTATGCCCCAGGGAAATTCTCGCCCTGGCCCACGACCCTGGGTATATCGAACGCTATATGGCCGGCGAGTTGTCGCGGGAAGACCAGCGGCGCCTCGGCCTGCCCTGGAACGAAGCCCTGGCCCGGCGCACCGTGCGCGCCGTCGGCGGCTCGTTGCTGGCCGCCGAACAGGCCCTGGAGCATGGCCTGGCCTGTCACCTGGCAGGCGGTACCCATCACGCCCACTACGACCACCCGGCGGGCTTCTGCATCTTCAACGACCTGGCGGTGATCAGCCATTACCTGCTGGAAGCCGGTCGGGTCGGCCGGGTGCTGATCTTCGACTGCGACGTGCACCAGGGCGACGGCACCGCGCGGATTCTCGAACATACCCCGGACGCCGTGACTGTCTCGCTGCACTGCGAAAAAAACTTCCCGGCGCGCAAGGCCACCAGCGACTGGGACATCCCCCTGCCGATGGGCATGGGCGACGCCGACTACCTGAAGGTGGTCGACGATGCGCTCAATTACCTGCTGCCGCTGTACCAGCCGGACCTGGTGCTGTACGACGCCGGGGTGGATGTGCACCAGGACGATGCCCTGGGTTACCTGAAGCTGACCGACCAGGGCGTCGCCGCCCGCGACGAACAGGTGATGCGCCATTGCCTGGGCCGCGACATCCCGGTGCTCGGGGTGATCGGCGGCGGCTACAGCAAGGACCGCCAGGCCCTGGCCCGGCGCCACGGCATCCTCCACCACAGCGCACAACGGGTGTGGACGTCATTGGGTTGCCATTGA
- a CDS encoding HAD family hydrolase, which produces MSLAEVRHWVFDMDGTLTVAVHDFAAIREALGIPPEHDILTHLAALPAAEAAAKHAWLLEHERDLALGSRPAPGAVELVRELAARGYRLGILTRNARELAHVTLEAIGLADCFAVEDVLGRDEAPPKPHPGGLLKLAAAWEVAPAEMVMVGDYRFDLDCGRAAGTHTVLVNLPDNPWPELADWHAEDCSALRRMVLA; this is translated from the coding sequence ATGAGCCTGGCCGAGGTTCGGCATTGGGTGTTCGACATGGACGGCACCCTGACGGTGGCCGTGCACGATTTCGCGGCCATCCGCGAGGCTCTGGGGATCCCGCCGGAGCACGACATCCTGACCCACCTCGCGGCCTTGCCCGCCGCCGAAGCCGCGGCGAAACACGCCTGGCTGCTGGAGCACGAACGCGACCTGGCGCTGGGTTCGCGGCCGGCGCCGGGGGCGGTGGAGCTGGTGCGGGAGCTGGCGGCGCGGGGCTATCGCCTGGGCATCCTGACCCGCAATGCGCGGGAGCTGGCCCATGTCACCCTGGAGGCCATCGGCCTGGCCGACTGCTTTGCCGTCGAGGACGTGCTGGGGCGCGACGAAGCGCCACCCAAGCCTCACCCGGGCGGCTTGCTGAAGCTGGCCGCGGCCTGGGAGGTGGCGCCCGCCGAAATGGTGATGGTCGGCGACTACCGCTTCGACCTTGATTGCGGTCGCGCGGCGGGCACCCACACGGTGCTGGTCAACCTGCCGGATAACCCGTGGCCGGAGCTGGCCGACTGGCATGCCGAGGATTGCAGCGCCCTGCGGCGGATGGTGCTGGCTTAA
- the tesB gene encoding acyl-CoA thioesterase II translates to MSHVLDDLVDLLTLEPIEENLFRGRSQDLGFRQLFGGQVLGQSLSAASQTVEEARHVHSLHGYFLRPGDAALPVVYQVDRVRDGGSFSTRRVTAIQKGNPIFTCSASFQYDEEGFEHQDTMPQVVGPENLPSELEITQQRAHLIPEHMREKLLCPKPIEVRPVTEKDPYNPQPADPIKYVWFRADGSLPDIPALHKYLLAYASDFGLLTTSMLPHGKSVWQKDMQVASLDHALWFHADLRADDWLLYAMDSPWAGNSRGFSRGSVFNRAGQLVASVTQEGLIRHRKDWA, encoded by the coding sequence ATGAGCCACGTGTTGGATGATCTGGTCGATCTGTTGACCCTGGAACCGATCGAGGAAAACCTGTTTCGCGGTCGTAGCCAGGACCTGGGTTTCCGCCAGCTGTTCGGCGGCCAGGTATTGGGTCAGTCCCTGTCCGCGGCCAGCCAGACTGTCGAAGAGGCCCGCCATGTGCATTCGCTGCACGGTTATTTCCTGCGCCCGGGCGACGCGGCGTTGCCGGTGGTGTACCAGGTCGATCGAGTGCGCGATGGCGGCAGTTTCAGCACCCGCCGGGTGACGGCGATCCAGAAGGGCAACCCGATCTTCACCTGCAGCGCCTCGTTCCAGTACGACGAGGAAGGCTTCGAGCACCAGGACACGATGCCCCAGGTGGTCGGCCCGGAAAACCTGCCGTCGGAGCTGGAGATCACCCAGCAGCGCGCGCACCTGATCCCTGAGCACATGCGCGAAAAACTGCTGTGCCCCAAGCCTATCGAAGTACGCCCGGTCACCGAGAAAGACCCCTACAACCCGCAGCCGGCGGACCCGATCAAATACGTCTGGTTCCGCGCCGACGGCAGCCTGCCGGACATTCCCGCACTGCATAAATACCTGCTGGCCTACGCCTCGGACTTCGGCCTGCTGACCACCTCGATGCTGCCCCATGGCAAGTCGGTGTGGCAGAAGGACATGCAGGTCGCCAGCCTCGACCACGCCTTGTGGTTCCATGCCGACCTGCGCGCCGACGACTGGCTGCTGTATGCCATGGACAGCCCGTGGGCCGGTAATTCCCGCGGTTTCTCCCGTGGCAGCGTGTTCAACCGCGCCGGCCAACTGGTGGCGTCGGTGACCCAGGAAGGCCTGATCCGCCACCGCAAGGACTGGGCATGA